One Rosettibacter firmus genomic window carries:
- a CDS encoding DUF6263 family protein, whose protein sequence is MKNVYLLVLLISILLITSCSKKEEKYSGDISKAKLESIDLKGEKVSLRYKFEKGDKLKYKLTAITSTFESIQADSLMQSKSNQTTTYIFDIEVLDVDDDKTAELSLNISSLKINADINGQKITFDSNVKLTPEEQQKYFEYLSIHNTPYRARVSEKGEVIEVSRLDKIIDKMNSLQPQKQNLTAEQKSQFAKNLGDALIKPITQLLFRELPKKSLAKDSTWQKNYPGQLSIFKIDNTITYKVEDFFKINNDKAAKLSANLSCTWTGNKKGEDNGIKYNFNDPKISGSGNILFNIDKGILIKAETETSVEIVATLEVRDETQKLRKAVRKDYTLNKNIIELL, encoded by the coding sequence ATGAAAAATGTATATTTATTAGTTCTATTAATTTCTATTCTTCTTATCACTTCTTGTAGTAAAAAAGAAGAAAAGTACAGTGGAGATATTTCAAAGGCTAAACTGGAAAGTATTGATCTAAAAGGCGAAAAAGTTTCTCTTCGCTACAAATTTGAAAAGGGCGATAAACTTAAATACAAGCTTACTGCTATCACATCAACATTTGAAAGTATTCAAGCCGATTCTTTAATGCAATCGAAATCTAATCAAACTACTACTTACATATTTGATATTGAAGTTCTTGATGTTGATGATGACAAAACTGCAGAATTATCTTTAAATATTTCTTCATTAAAAATTAATGCAGATATAAATGGTCAAAAAATTACTTTTGATTCCAATGTAAAATTAACTCCAGAAGAACAACAAAAGTATTTTGAATATTTATCCATTCATAACACTCCATATCGTGCAAGAGTAAGTGAAAAAGGAGAAGTAATTGAAGTATCAAGACTTGATAAGATTATCGATAAAATGAATTCTTTGCAGCCTCAAAAACAAAATTTAACTGCAGAACAAAAATCACAATTTGCTAAAAATCTTGGGGATGCATTAATAAAACCAATCACTCAATTACTTTTTAGAGAATTACCAAAAAAATCTTTAGCTAAAGATTCTACCTGGCAAAAAAATTATCCAGGTCAATTAAGTATCTTTAAAATTGATAATACAATTACTTACAAAGTAGAAGATTTCTTTAAAATAAATAATGATAAAGCTGCAAAATTAAGTGCTAATTTATCGTGCACCTGGACAGGCAATAAAAAAGGTGAAGATAATGGGATTAAATATAATTTCAATGATCCTAAAATATCAGGTTCAGGAAATATTCTATTTAATATCGATAAAGGAATTTTAATTAAAGCAGAAACAGAAACAAGTGTAGAAATTGTAGCAACTCTGGAAGTAAGAGATGAAACACAAAAATTAAGAAAAGCTGTTCGTAAAGATTATACTTTGAATAAAAATATAATCGAGTTACTTTAA
- a CDS encoding alpha/beta hydrolase, translating to MIYIKKILFTIFIIVFVTNFYAQENKIKIWNGLAPGTGDTLNNETYVDGRFRNIYQPELTAFLLDNRTINTPTIIIFPGGGYTHLAYEKEGLKVAKFLNSNGINAFILKYRLNENLALIDAQRAVKFIRAKAREFNINPDKIGIMGFSAGGHLAANMIISENKNYINDNIDSMNHIPNFVVLIYPWLQNLYKEVKNTFPPTFFIHASDDTRVPVEQSINFYNELIKKNTNVEMHIYNKGGHGFGMEKERGRSASWGNIFLEWLNSIEY from the coding sequence ATGATTTATATTAAAAAAATTCTGTTCACAATTTTTATAATTGTGTTTGTAACTAACTTTTATGCACAGGAAAATAAAATAAAAATATGGAATGGTTTAGCTCCGGGTACAGGAGATACATTAAATAACGAAACTTATGTTGATGGTCGCTTCAGAAATATTTATCAACCAGAATTAACAGCTTTTCTATTAGATAATAGAACAATAAATACTCCTACAATTATTATTTTCCCTGGAGGAGGCTATACTCATCTTGCATATGAAAAGGAAGGATTAAAAGTTGCAAAATTCCTTAATAGTAATGGAATAAATGCTTTCATACTTAAGTACAGGCTTAATGAAAATCTTGCACTTATTGATGCACAAAGAGCAGTTAAATTTATAAGAGCAAAGGCAAGAGAATTTAATATTAATCCAGATAAAATTGGAATTATGGGTTTTTCTGCTGGAGGACATTTAGCAGCAAATATGATTATTAGTGAAAATAAAAATTATATCAATGATAATATTGATTCCATGAATCATATCCCCAATTTTGTTGTACTTATTTATCCATGGCTTCAGAATCTATACAAAGAAGTTAAAAATACTTTCCCACCAACTTTTTTTATTCATGCTTCGGACGATACACGAGTTCCTGTTGAGCAGAGTATAAATTTTTATAATGAATTGATTAAAAAGAATACAAATGTTGAAATGCATATTTACAACAAAGGTGGACATGGTTTTGGAATGGAAAAAGAAAGAGGAAGATCAGCTTCCTGGGGAAATATTTTTCTTGAATGGTTAAATTCAATTGAGTATTAA
- a CDS encoding DNA-methyltransferase translates to MKSKIYFKTGNIEIINDDYLTTDLINDESIDLVITSPPYNVDIKYNSYTDDIDYKKYLEFTHKWLEKTYQLLKSDGRFCLNIPLDKNKGGQQSVYADIVTIAKEVGFKYHSTIVWNEQNISRRTAWGSWLSASAPYVIAPVEMIVVLYKKKWKKISGSKKSDITKSEFIEWTNGVWNFMGESKKRIGHPAPFPLELPKRCIKLFSYVGDIILDPFLGSGTTLIACNLTNRKGIGIEVDKNYCELAKKRILKESMSYQLTLNSILEI, encoded by the coding sequence ATGAAAAGTAAAATTTACTTCAAAACAGGAAATATTGAAATAATTAATGATGATTATTTAACTACTGATTTGATAAATGATGAATCAATAGACTTGGTTATCACATCACCACCTTACAATGTAGATATAAAATATAATTCTTATACAGATGATATTGATTATAAAAAATATTTAGAATTTACACATAAATGGCTTGAGAAGACATATCAACTGTTAAAAAGTGATGGAAGGTTTTGCCTAAATATTCCACTTGATAAAAATAAAGGTGGGCAACAGAGTGTTTATGCAGATATTGTTACTATAGCAAAAGAAGTTGGTTTTAAATATCATTCAACTATAGTCTGGAACGAACAAAATATATCAAGAAGAACTGCATGGGGTTCGTGGCTATCTGCTAGTGCACCGTATGTAATTGCTCCTGTTGAAATGATTGTAGTGTTATATAAGAAAAAGTGGAAAAAAATAAGCGGTAGTAAAAAGTCTGATATAACAAAAAGTGAATTTATTGAATGGACTAATGGAGTCTGGAATTTTATGGGTGAAAGTAAAAAAAGAATTGGGCATCCTGCTCCATTTCCGTTAGAATTACCAAAAAGATGTATAAAATTATTCAGTTATGTAGGTGATATTATTTTGGATCCATTTTTAGGAAGTGGTACTACATTGATTGCATGTAATTTAACAAATAGAAAAGGGATAGGTATTGAAGTTGATAAAAATTATTGTGAATTGGCTAAAAAAAGAATTTTGAAAGAATCTATGTCTTATCAACTTACTTTAAATTCTATTTTGGAGATATAA
- the speB gene encoding agmatinase → MKELSIKQNFLGIEKKYSNYENSQIVILPVPLEKTVSYGKGTGKGPIEILKASHYVEFYDEEMKRELCFEKGICTLELMNLQKLSIEKSLQKIHKEVAKHIDEGKFVVTLGGEHSLSAAPIMAYNERFPNLSILQIDAHSDLRDSYEGSKYSHASVMARVAEFNSNIVQVGIRAQCIEELDLKRKKGIKTFYAREIKMGMYGENWQEIVANNLTENVYITFDVDGLDPSLIPATGTPEPGGLFWDETMNLLKIVGSEKNIVGFDVVELAPTKFHPSSNFVAAKLTYKMLNYAFIGR, encoded by the coding sequence ATGAAAGAACTTAGTATCAAACAAAATTTTCTTGGAATAGAAAAAAAGTATTCTAATTATGAAAATTCTCAAATTGTAATTTTGCCAGTCCCATTGGAAAAAACTGTTAGTTATGGGAAAGGTACAGGTAAAGGACCTATTGAAATACTAAAAGCTTCTCACTATGTAGAATTTTATGATGAAGAGATGAAAAGAGAATTATGTTTCGAGAAAGGGATTTGTACACTGGAATTAATGAATCTACAGAAATTATCTATTGAAAAATCGTTACAAAAAATCCATAAAGAAGTAGCAAAACATATTGACGAAGGAAAATTTGTTGTAACACTCGGAGGTGAGCATTCTTTGTCAGCTGCACCTATTATGGCATATAATGAAAGATTTCCGAATTTATCAATTCTTCAGATTGATGCACATTCTGATTTAAGAGATAGCTATGAAGGTTCAAAATATTCTCATGCAAGTGTTATGGCTCGTGTTGCGGAATTTAATTCTAATATTGTTCAGGTTGGAATACGTGCACAATGCATTGAAGAGTTGGATTTAAAAAGAAAAAAAGGAATTAAAACTTTTTATGCTCGAGAAATTAAAATGGGAATGTACGGAGAAAATTGGCAGGAGATTGTTGCAAACAACTTAACAGAAAATGTTTATATTACATTTGATGTTGATGGTCTGGATCCCTCTCTAATTCCAGCTACTGGAACTCCAGAACCTGGTGGTTTATTCTGGGATGAAACAATGAATCTTCTTAAAATAGTTGGATCAGAAAAAAATATTGTGGGTTTTGATGTAGTTGAATTAGCACCAACAAAATTTCATCCATCATCAAATTTTGTTGCTGCGAAACTTACTTATAAAATGTTGAATTATGCATTTATTGGAAGATAA
- the yajC gene encoding preprotein translocase subunit YajC codes for MNLLFAMAPPPNGQGGAGSLISTLIMFGAIFLIFYFMIIRPQQKRAKEREKLLASVQKGDKVILSSGLYGTVAQLDEKTVLIDVGNNVKMKFDRSAIVTILKD; via the coding sequence ATGAACCTATTATTTGCAATGGCACCTCCACCAAATGGACAGGGTGGTGCAGGTAGTTTAATAAGCACATTAATAATGTTTGGTGCAATCTTCTTGATATTCTATTTTATGATTATACGACCACAACAAAAAAGAGCAAAAGAAAGAGAAAAGCTTTTAGCATCAGTGCAAAAGGGCGATAAAGTAATTCTTAGTAGTGGACTCTATGGAACAGTTGCCCAGTTAGATGAAAAAACTGTTTTAATAGATGTAGGTAATAATGTTAAAATGAAATTTGATCGTTCAGCTATTGTAACAATTCTTAAAGATTAA
- a CDS encoding NfeD family protein has product MKKLLLILLILFSFINISAQKIYYGNIEGEIDLGIAPYVKRVISEAEKNNANAVVFRINTFGGRIDAATQIKDAILNSKVKTIAFVDKRAISAGALIALSCEKIVMVPGASMGATTVVDVSGQKQSEKYQSYMRSEMRSTAEKNGRRTDIAQGMVDESIVVPDLQDDSTKLITLTSEEALKYKMADTVVASFEELKKAFGYNNAEVINVTSNWAEDLVRFLNNPIVSSLLIMLGLIGLYTEIKTPGWGLPGTLGIVCLALFFGSGYILQIASIIEILIFALGVILLLVEIFVIPGFGIFGIIGIILMIAGLFLGLLSDFSFVDWNLISYAIIQLAITFIGTGIIILALIKYLPKASMFNKLILQESVKEKSGYALKEKFVNLIGKEGIALTDLRPAGTALIDGERIDVVTEGDFITNNSVIIVKKVEGSKIVVGKK; this is encoded by the coding sequence TTGAAAAAATTACTTTTAATTCTACTAATATTATTCTCCTTTATAAATATTTCTGCTCAAAAAATTTATTATGGAAATATTGAAGGAGAAATAGATTTAGGTATAGCTCCGTATGTAAAAAGAGTTATATCCGAAGCAGAAAAGAACAACGCAAATGCTGTAGTTTTTAGAATCAATACATTTGGTGGTAGAATTGATGCAGCAACTCAAATTAAAGATGCTATTCTAAATAGCAAAGTAAAAACTATTGCTTTTGTTGATAAAAGAGCAATATCTGCTGGTGCTTTAATTGCACTTTCTTGCGAAAAAATAGTAATGGTTCCTGGTGCATCTATGGGAGCTACAACTGTTGTTGATGTTTCAGGTCAAAAGCAATCTGAAAAATATCAATCATATATGCGCTCAGAAATGCGTTCTACTGCCGAAAAAAATGGTAGAAGAACTGATATTGCTCAAGGTATGGTTGATGAAAGTATTGTTGTTCCAGACTTGCAGGATGATAGCACAAAACTAATAACTTTAACTTCAGAAGAAGCTCTCAAATATAAAATGGCAGATACAGTTGTTGCATCGTTTGAAGAATTAAAAAAGGCTTTTGGATATAATAATGCAGAGGTTATTAATGTAACTTCAAACTGGGCAGAAGATTTGGTAAGATTCTTAAATAATCCCATTGTTTCGTCTTTACTTATTATGCTTGGTCTGATAGGCTTGTATACTGAAATTAAAACTCCAGGTTGGGGATTACCGGGCACCTTAGGCATTGTATGTTTAGCTCTCTTTTTTGGTTCAGGTTATATTTTACAAATTGCTTCAATTATAGAAATATTGATATTTGCTCTTGGAGTTATTCTACTTTTGGTTGAAATATTTGTGATACCTGGCTTTGGAATTTTTGGTATAATCGGAATTATTTTAATGATTGCTGGTTTATTTCTGGGATTACTTTCTGACTTTTCTTTTGTTGATTGGAATTTAATCTCATATGCAATTATACAACTTGCTATAACTTTTATTGGTACAGGCATTATAATTTTAGCATTAATAAAATATTTACCTAAAGCCAGTATGTTTAATAAATTAATATTACAGGAAAGTGTAAAAGAAAAATCGGGTTACGCATTAAAAGAAAAATTTGTAAATCTCATTGGTAAAGAAGGGATTGCTTTAACTGACTTACGTCCTGCGGGAACTGCTCTGATAGATGGAGAAAGAATAGATGTTGTAACCGAAGGAGATTTTATTACCAATAATTCAGTTATTATTGTTAAAAAAGTTGAAGGTTCAAAAATTGTTGTTGGAAAAAAATAA
- a CDS encoding cupin domain-containing protein encodes MENSFGITGFIFNDDIQWENVGDGVRRKIMAYDKDLMLTAVEFKKGAIGYVHKHPHKQVTYIVKGAFEVTIENQKKIQKAGDVFFIPSNVEHGVVSLEEDSLLIDVFNPYREDFIKK; translated from the coding sequence ATGGAAAATAGTTTTGGTATAACTGGTTTTATTTTTAATGATGATATTCAATGGGAAAATGTTGGAGATGGAGTTAGAAGAAAAATAATGGCTTATGATAAAGACTTGATGCTTACTGCAGTTGAATTCAAAAAAGGTGCTATAGGATATGTTCATAAACATCCACATAAACAAGTAACTTATATAGTTAAAGGAGCTTTTGAAGTTACCATCGAAAATCAAAAGAAAATCCAGAAAGCTGGTGATGTATTTTTTATTCCTTCAAATGTTGAACATGGTGTTGTATCTCTTGAAGAAGATAGCCTATTAATTGATGTATTTAATCCATACCGTGAAGATTTTATTAAAAAGTAA
- a CDS encoding HNH endonuclease, which yields MKNKSINDLVMEFFKNHPKQDLPHGPVVDWVEEEYKKIYNKKPRDVWRQIRMLHQLGKLIKVKKGIYRYDPDYVQNKNIYDFSQKMKEKIFKRDNYKCVVCGRGINDGVEICVDHIIPKDKGGKNILSNGQTLCMEHNLLKKNYSQTEAGKRYFIKIYKQALKNKDERMVKFCKDVFDIYDKYEINGHISRPNGKKKN from the coding sequence ATGAAAAATAAAAGTATAAACGATCTTGTAATGGAGTTTTTTAAAAATCATCCCAAGCAAGATTTACCACATGGACCAGTAGTAGATTGGGTAGAAGAAGAGTATAAAAAAATATATAATAAAAAACCACGAGATGTATGGAGACAAATAAGAATGCTTCATCAATTAGGTAAATTAATTAAGGTTAAAAAAGGTATATATAGATATGACCCCGATTATGTTCAAAATAAAAATATTTATGATTTTTCACAAAAAATGAAAGAAAAAATATTTAAAAGAGATAACTACAAATGTGTTGTTTGTGGAAGAGGTATTAATGATGGGGTTGAAATATGTGTTGATCATATAATACCAAAAGATAAAGGTGGGAAAAATATATTATCAAATGGTCAAACATTATGTATGGAACATAATTTATTGAAAAAAAATTATTCTCAGACAGAAGCAGGAAAAAGATATTTTATTAAAATTTACAAACAAGCATTAAAAAATAAAGACGAACGTATGGTAAAATTTTGTAAAGATGTTTTTGATATCTATGATAAATATGAAATAAATGGACATATTAGTAGACCTAATGGTAAAAAGAAAAATTAA
- the sucD gene encoding succinate--CoA ligase subunit alpha — MSILLDKKTKVIVQGITGSEGSFHTRQMLEYGTKVVAGVTPGKGGQKFEDTDIPIFNTVSEAVKATKANASAIFVPPAFAADAILEAANAGIKLIVCITEGIPIKDMISVYHSLNGKDVRLIGPNCPGIISPGKAKIGIMPGYIHKKGKVGIVSRSGTLTYEAVKQLTDLGIGQSTCVGIGGDPIIGSRFIDIIKLFNEDPDTEAIIMIGEIGGNAEEEAAEFIKKYVKKPVVGFIAGRTAPPGRRMGHAGAIISGGKGTAAEKMAAMKRAGIHVVESPAEIGITMKRVLDKIKSTKKLNKKISLKNSSNKKKSNKKLKSKVK; from the coding sequence ATGAGTATTTTGCTGGATAAAAAAACAAAAGTAATAGTTCAAGGAATAACTGGCAGCGAAGGTTCTTTTCATACTCGACAGATGTTAGAATATGGAACAAAAGTAGTAGCTGGTGTAACTCCTGGAAAAGGTGGACAAAAATTTGAGGACACAGATATTCCGATATTCAATACTGTATCAGAAGCAGTGAAAGCTACAAAAGCCAATGCTTCTGCAATATTTGTACCCCCAGCTTTTGCAGCCGATGCAATTTTAGAAGCAGCAAATGCTGGTATTAAACTTATAGTTTGCATTACAGAAGGCATTCCAATTAAAGATATGATTTCTGTATATCATTCATTAAATGGTAAAGATGTACGATTAATTGGTCCAAATTGCCCTGGTATAATTTCTCCAGGTAAAGCTAAAATCGGAATTATGCCTGGATATATTCATAAAAAAGGAAAAGTTGGAATAGTTTCAAGAAGTGGAACTCTAACTTATGAAGCAGTTAAACAACTTACAGATTTAGGTATTGGTCAATCTACTTGTGTAGGCATTGGTGGCGATCCAATTATTGGTTCACGATTTATTGATATTATAAAATTATTTAATGAAGATCCTGATACTGAAGCTATAATAATGATTGGCGAAATTGGAGGGAATGCAGAAGAAGAAGCTGCCGAATTCATTAAAAAGTATGTTAAAAAACCTGTAGTTGGTTTTATTGCTGGTAGAACTGCCCCTCCGGGACGTAGGATGGGACATGCAGGCGCAATAATTTCTGGTGGCAAAGGAACTGCTGCTGAAAAAATGGCAGCAATGAAAAGAGCAGGCATTCATGTTGTTGAAAGTCCTGCTGAAATTGGTATTACAATGAAAAGAGTACTTGATAAAATTAAATCAACAAAAAAATTAAATAAAAAAATTAGTCTTAAAAATTCTTCTAATAAAAAGAAGTCAAATAAAAAATTAAAAAGCAAAGTAAAATAA
- the ndk gene encoding nucleoside-diphosphate kinase, with protein MSNKTLAILKPDCVRKNLIGKVISHIQDAGFKILAMKMVRLTPDSAKGFYEIHKERPFFNDLIAYMTSGPCVPIVLEKENAVEEFRKLIGATDPAKAEEGTIRKLYADNIQENIVHGSDSNENALKEIAHFFSRKELLEINGWN; from the coding sequence TTGAGTAACAAAACTTTAGCTATTCTTAAACCTGATTGTGTAAGAAAAAATTTAATTGGAAAAGTTATTTCACATATACAGGACGCTGGCTTTAAAATACTTGCAATGAAAATGGTAAGACTAACACCTGATTCTGCAAAAGGATTTTATGAAATCCATAAAGAAAGACCTTTCTTTAATGACTTAATTGCATATATGACTTCAGGTCCATGTGTTCCAATTGTACTTGAAAAAGAAAATGCAGTTGAAGAGTTTAGAAAATTAATTGGGGCTACCGATCCAGCAAAAGCTGAAGAAGGAACAATAAGAAAACTTTATGCAGATAATATTCAGGAAAATATTGTTCACGGTTCCGATTCAAATGAAAATGCATTAAAAGAAATAGCTCATTTTTTCTCAAGAAAAGAACTTCTTGAAATCAATGGATGGAATTAA
- a CDS encoding hemolysin family protein, with amino-acid sequence MIDEILGLIILLFLSAFFSSSEIAYIIANKIKIELRARKGNIYAKNAYYFVKNPDNFFSTILISNNIVNIAFASIISFFLITYFNLEEFEILLLSSFLILLFGELIPKYLGTELADLLILISSIPLRIISLLLYPLSKITSNISLIINKMGKIEEENILTVVDREDIQNLIEESTKAKKIDEEQSDIIYKVIEIKEQKVYEAMTPRTDIVGVDINSTIEEVIEKFIESGYSKLIVYEENLDNIKGMVLIKDLFNMPDNLRSIMREVVFVPETKKSLEMLNEFLEKQFSIAVVVDEFGGTAGIVTMEDLIEELFGEIRDEYDVEEKIVKKINNNTFILSGKVEIDYLNEELNFGIEEGEYETIAGYVTTKLGRIPLKGESFKIDHFTILILKSSKTKIDLMKVIVELETRES; translated from the coding sequence AGCAAATAAAATAAAAATAGAGTTGCGAGCAAGAAAAGGAAATATTTATGCTAAAAATGCCTACTATTTTGTAAAAAATCCTGATAACTTCTTTTCAACAATTCTAATCTCAAATAATATAGTAAACATTGCATTTGCTTCAATAATCTCATTCTTTTTGATTACATATTTTAATCTGGAAGAATTTGAGATACTTTTATTATCTTCATTTCTAATTCTACTATTTGGAGAGTTGATACCAAAATATCTTGGGACTGAACTTGCAGATTTACTCATTTTAATTTCATCAATACCACTTAGAATAATTTCATTATTGCTTTATCCTTTATCAAAAATTACGAGTAACATTTCTTTAATAATAAATAAAATGGGAAAAATTGAAGAAGAAAATATATTAACTGTTGTTGATAGAGAAGATATACAGAATTTAATCGAAGAGAGTACTAAAGCAAAAAAAATTGACGAAGAACAATCTGATATAATTTATAAAGTAATCGAAATTAAAGAACAAAAAGTTTACGAAGCAATGACTCCAAGAACTGATATAGTAGGAGTAGACATCAATAGCACAATTGAAGAAGTAATTGAAAAGTTTATAGAATCTGGTTATTCAAAACTTATTGTATATGAAGAAAATCTTGATAACATCAAAGGGATGGTTTTGATTAAAGATCTATTCAATATGCCAGATAACTTAAGGTCAATAATGCGAGAAGTTGTTTTTGTTCCAGAAACCAAAAAAAGTCTTGAAATGCTGAATGAATTTCTTGAAAAACAATTTTCTATTGCTGTAGTTGTTGATGAGTTTGGTGGCACCGCTGGAATTGTAACAATGGAAGATTTGATAGAAGAATTATTTGGTGAAATTAGAGATGAATATGATGTTGAAGAGAAAATAGTGAAAAAAATTAATAATAATACTTTTATATTAAGTGGTAAAGTTGAAATAGATTATCTTAATGAAGAATTAAATTTTGGAATTGAAGAAGGTGAATATGAAACAATAGCTGGTTATGTAACTACAAAATTAGGAAGAATCCCGCTTAAAGGGGAATCATTCAAAATAGACCACTTTACTATTCTTATTCTTAAATCAAGCAAAACAAAAATTGATTTAATGAAAGTTATTGTTGAACTCGAAACCAGAGAAAGTTAA
- the tgt gene encoding tRNA guanosine(34) transglycosylase Tgt, with protein MLNFKVYCRDKNSKARAGEFHTAHGIVKTPIFMPVGTQGTVKAITQRVLKEEVKAEIILSNTYHLYLRPGTKILEAAGGLHKFISWDRPILTDSGGFQIYSLSELRKLKKDGVEFRSHLDGSMHFFTPQKVIEIQRSIGSDIMMPLDECTPFPCEYEYAKKSKELTSQWAILNKEAFHSTTSLYGYEQYLFGIVQGSVYKDLRESSAKDLTRLDFDGYAIGGLAVGEPTEIMYDIVNFTTDFLPENKPRYLMGVGRPENILEAIALGIDMFDCVMPTRNARNAYLFTSCGIVTMRNSIYKDDFSPLDPECDCYTCKNFSKAYLRHLFNAKEILALELATIHNLTFYLNLVRKAREKILEGTFVEWKNEVIKKISVNVQLKEE; from the coding sequence TTGCTAAATTTTAAAGTTTACTGTAGAGATAAAAATTCAAAAGCCAGAGCAGGAGAATTCCATACAGCACATGGAATTGTAAAAACTCCGATATTTATGCCAGTCGGAACACAGGGAACGGTCAAAGCTATTACACAAAGAGTTTTGAAAGAAGAAGTTAAAGCAGAAATTATTCTTTCGAATACCTATCATTTGTATCTACGACCTGGTACTAAAATTCTTGAAGCTGCTGGAGGTTTACATAAATTTATAAGCTGGGATAGACCGATTTTAACCGATAGTGGTGGTTTCCAGATTTATAGTTTATCTGAACTTAGAAAATTAAAAAAGGATGGAGTAGAATTTCGTTCGCATCTCGATGGTTCAATGCATTTTTTCACTCCACAAAAAGTAATTGAAATTCAGAGGAGTATTGGTTCTGATATTATGATGCCATTAGATGAATGTACACCTTTTCCATGTGAATATGAATATGCAAAGAAATCTAAAGAACTTACATCGCAATGGGCAATACTTAATAAAGAAGCTTTTCATTCAACAACTTCTCTTTATGGTTATGAACAATATTTATTTGGCATTGTTCAGGGAAGTGTTTATAAAGACTTGCGTGAAAGTTCAGCAAAAGATTTAACAAGATTAGATTTTGATGGTTATGCAATTGGTGGTTTAGCAGTAGGAGAACCAACTGAAATTATGTACGATATAGTGAATTTTACAACAGATTTTTTACCAGAGAATAAACCAAGATATTTGATGGGAGTAGGTAGACCAGAAAATATTTTAGAAGCTATTGCACTGGGAATTGATATGTTTGATTGTGTAATGCCAACTCGTAATGCTCGTAATGCTTATCTATTTACTTCTTGTGGAATTGTTACTATGAGAAATTCTATATATAAAGATGATTTCAGTCCACTTGATCCGGAATGTGATTGTTATACATGCAAAAATTTTTCAAAAGCATATTTAAGGCATTTATTTAATGCTAAAGAAATATTAGCTTTGGAATTAGCAACTATTCACAATTTAACTTTTTATCTTAATCTTGTTCGTAAAGCTCGAGAAAAGATATTAGAAGGTACATTTGTAGAATGGAAAAATGAAGTAATTAAAAAAATATCAGTAAATGTTCAATTAAAAGAGGAGTAA